GTTGTTGGTACTGAGGCTTGTACTATAAACATGTGtgtgttattatttatttttatacaccaaaaaaataaaacaatatctGAGTCTTGATAGTTTTACTTCCATCAACAGGACCAATCCAGCTGCTGTATCTGTGATTGCTTTGCATACACCAAACTAtctattctctggttttaggCCAGTGTTTCTCTGTCACCTGTCTCCTCTGTGAGTACTACCTTATTGAGGATGAAATGACCTGGGATGAAGCCCAGAGATACTGCAGAGAGAAATACACAGACCTGGCCACAGTGTCTGACATGACAGACGCTCAGAGTCTCAGTGAGTTGGTGGATGGAAAAGAAGCCTGGATCGGTCTTTCCAGCAACCAGGGAAGAGACAACAGACAGTGGCACTGGTCTTTGCCAGGGCTGCCAGGGGTGAACTTCAGTGATATCAAGGAGCATTTTAATGATGGTGAGCCAGGTGATCATGAAGGTCATCATGAGAATTGTGTACGAATGACGAACGGCAAATTAATTGATCACCGGTGCAGCTCTCCCAGTGGATTTATTTGCCTCAATGGTaagaaaatgtcacatttctaattgatttatttttgtacataTCACATTATCaagctttcttcttctttattcaaacaagaGCTGTTGGTATGATGCTAAATGCAGGATGCCCCAGTTGATCTGCCACtgatcattttcaaacatttatcatCAAACATTTATCATCTAAAATACATTAAAGCTAATCACCTGTGAAGCTCTGAAGTGTGATTATAATGAATGCTAATCAGATGTACCTCAGCTTgtctgctgctggtgctgcagctggatcgtagggtcaaagtgCTGAGTatcatcttttggtggaggcagtgtgatggtgtggggcggcatctccctcacttgTCATCAAGGCCACCCagaaggggggataaaggggagagctttctggggcccatggaggtcagcaaaatcatggtccactgtaaagttaagctgtgataataaTATTTTTGAACCTGAATAATTATCACTCTGATCAAAGCAAGAAAGAGaaggatttcatttatttatactgCAATAGAAATGTAGCCTTTTTCAtaatgtaaaccctttttctttaaaacagaatgagcttatattggtaatgttaacaatgtgggcGGGCATATTAAACTAAACCATTTGTAAAGTAATGTCAGCTAaaccatgatgtgcacaaacaccaggacatcagaaaataaatcagaaaaactTGAGACAGCTTTAATGGACTGGGCCAGTGGtggatgattttattcattgGTGTCatgattcatttttaaacctgaaCGTGACAAAAACCAAGGACATGTGTATAGATTTTAGAAAGAACTCCAACCCACCACTTTTAACTGTGATCAATGGGGAGATTGTGGAACACGTCACCAGTTTTAAATACCTTGGTGTGGTTGTTGACAGTAAGCTTTCTTTGGTGAAAACACAGACACTGTTTACAGGAAATCACAGCAGCGATTACACTTCCTGCGGATGCTCAACCAGTTTGGTGTGAGCAACAAATTAATGGAAATGTTTTATCATTCAGTGGTTGAATTTGTCCTGACATTTGCCCTTATCTCTTGGTCTGGCAGCCTCTCCTTGGGAGATAAAAAGAGGCAAGAGCATGTGGTCAAGGTTGCCAGCAAAATCACTGGTGTCACATTACCTGACCTGTCAACAATCTTTTATAGGAGGGTAAACTCGAAGGCTCAGGACATCATACAGTGTCCTGACCATCCCTTACATGCTAAATTTGAGCTCCTACCCTCTACCCTCAGATTACCTAAGTGTAAATCTaacaggatgaaaaattcaTTTATAAATAAAGCCATCACACAACTGAATCTAAACTCTAAAAGTGAACAGCTATGATACACTTAATTCTCACTACATTGTAATGATGGTTCTGTCCTCAGTTGTCCTTCAGAGTATTTGTGTACTAACCcatttcagtgttgtttctAAACTCATGTGACTGTGTTTCCTATGTTCTACGTTTTTTACCTGcctgcaaagcaaatttcccctaggggacaataaagttgaagTTGAAGTTTAAGTTGGAGAATATTTACATAGTCatacaaagaggcaaaaagttgggggaaaaggggcaaaaatgcgttttaactggcaaaaacttggctaacatgggcaaaaagttggtAAAACAAAACGGCaacaatgggtcaaaagtggcaaaaataaacaaaaagtagcaaaagttggttaaaaacagaaaaaaatgggataaaagtggcataaagaagtgacttaaatgagggtaaagtggcaaaaatgtacgtAAATGTGTCAAAGTGGCATCAAGGGgatgaaaaatagtaaaaatgggttttaaatggcaaaacagtGTCAAAAGTGGGATAAAGGCCTCAAAAATGGTTTACAAGTGGCAGAGAGAATTTACTGAAATAGACAAAACAGTGTCAAAATGGATGATAAATAACAAAACcatggtaaaaagaggcaataGTGGCATTAAAGGGcagcaaaagtggtcaaaagtaGCGATAGTGTGCAGAAATTGTGtctaaaaggggttaaaaagctgcaccgaaaaaaaaaaaaaaaaatccatcagagCCCAGTAGGAgtctgacacacttttcaggtccaaataggtaactgttagccaggacgctagcagcAACACTTCTGATCCAAAACATATGTACTGATGTTATCAGTGAATCACACCTGTggagggcccactctctgggtttttcaggggcccagctgaTCTGTGGACCTTGGcatttaacccattgttgccacttttcgcccatttttctGACatcattttgcaactttttcctcctttagTCTTCAAGTGTTTTCgctgcttttcacccttttttccaacattctgccaatttttgtccctgtttgccactttttccccctttttgcccgTTTCCTCAATattgttttgcaacttttgcctcCTTTAGccttcaatttaaaaattttgccccttaattcccatttttgaagcttttcatccatttttgccacttcaaccaaATTCctgccattttatttttgtgctacacacatttttgcccatgaTGCCGCTGTTTGCAGCATTTCTTTGTCCATTTTATCtgtttaacccattgttgctaacctggcacgctagatggatttgtttcacacatccatctgggaaagcttcaataggaaacgtttgagaaaaggcagagcatttgaaaaaaacttggagtgtgattctgtctgttacatctccACGAGCCaaacagagcaataaaacacgtgacgtagctgctatcgagcggCGCATGTGCAGCtatgcaaaacatggcgactatagacatgtaagtactcgacttttgtggtttttgaaaagaaaataactcactgctgatctttgttcttcttttcatgaagacatgttgtcaagttctgataaaacgggtgctttagtagcatccacgctaatatcttcctccataactgcaccagctcttgctgctgctcgtTTACGTCACTAcactgccgtgcctgaaagtactgccccttgtcactgattggtcctgtcactggctaaccgggcccaaacggttcagatgggagctttgcaagatggattcgccagtgaaaaacaaggaaacgggcgtatccatctgctttgcaaggttatactgttgccagtttttgcccatttctgcaactttcaGTCTTTTccagccacttttaacccatttatgcattttttttaccatttaaatgCATTCTTGCCCatattcattcatgtttttttggctattttcacaattattctatccgtttccaaaaagttgtctcagtttcttctacttttatttCTGGCATCCTGCCAATTGTGCAGATTGTTGAAATCCAACATTACTTTCCTGTGCCCATCCACATCGTTATCATCACTAGTAAAGGGTAAGGTGTTTTATGAAaaggtttttacattttgaaaaagactatattgtgctacagcacaaataaaaaagatttattttgctttgataagagtggtgattattcaggttaaacaatattattattatcacagcttaactttacagtggaccatgatgttgctgacctccataggccccagaaagctttcccctttccCCTCTTCTGGGCGACCCTGCTGTTAACCCTAACTAAACCAAGAGAATCATCATATTTATTTAAGAAGTTTTTGGGTGTATTTAGGTCTTGACAGTGGTAGTGTGTGACACTGATGGTTTAAATTATTGGCAAgataaaattaatcaaatcaaatcgtTAGACCAGTGAAGATACACAGCTTTACCCTGAACGCTACAAAGCTAACTGCTAAACCAGCTGCTGtaccaaaatgtaaaatatgatcagtattggcagatccAAATCACAGGATCAGTTTGTTGTTGGGACATCCATAGAAACTCTTTGAATTATTAAATACCTGATACTGCTCTGGAGAAATGCTTTTGTACCTTGAATTATTGTTTCACTTGCTGGTAACCATGATTTGAGGAAAACTGAGTATTTCTTGTCAACATCCTCAGGAGAAGATCATCCTGATGGAAGATTCACACGGATTGTTGAGAAGAAGAACTGGACCCAGGCTCAGGATTACTGCAGGGAACATCACATCGATCTGGCCAGTGGACTCGACATTTTCAAGGATGACACATTTCTGAAACTTTCAGAGTCTCTTCAGTTGTGGTTGGGGCTCTTCAGAGACACCTGGACTTGGTCAGATGGAAACAGCTCAAGTTTCAGAAACTGGGATCAGGGCTTGTTCAAGGATGGAATCGACAGGAAGGAGTGTGCAACTGTTTTAGACGAATCTGGACAATGGGGCTCTGATGGTTGTGATGAGAAAAAACCCTTCTTCTGCTACAATGGTAAGTTGTGCAAAGGTCTGACTCACTTTTATTTTCCATAAGAAACAGAGATCCACCAAAAGATTAGAGAAACAAAAATCATAACACTGTTTTGAAAAGTTTGCTGCTTCTTCTTGTAtttgttcattcattttcaGGATAGcacctttatgctgatgatacttaGATTTATTTATCTACTAGATGACATAACCTTTGTCAGCTTTCATTGCTCTGGAACTGCTTTCAAAGACTGGATGTCTCTATATTTTCTCAGTCTTAACCCTGAGAAATCTGAAAAACACTATCCAGactaaagtatttggccacaccttttCATTGTTTAATTCATGTGTATAAAACAGACCCATTCCCacaatttataaaatcaagcaatCTGTATTTGCTAACATTAGTGATACAGAgggggttgttctgaagagctcagtggcttcaagcgtggtactgtcaTGGCTGCCATCTttgtttcatccctgctggatattccagagtcaactgtaagtgatattatttgaaagtggaagcatttaggaacaacagcaacttagccatgaagcagaagagcAGGGTCAGTGACTGAAAGGTGGAGCAAAGTGTGAACAAAGAGCTtagaacaacaaacccaaaggGAGTTTGGTGCCTTTCTCTCCAGTAAATGATATGGATCTATTTGATATCTGCTGTATTCATATGCATACCAGTGTTTTAGGGTTAAGTTTGTGCTTTCTGTGTATTTTCCTTTTATAACAGACAAACTGATCTTGATCAACGAAAACAAGACCTGGGAGGAGGCCTTATACTACTGCAGAGATAACTACACTGACCTGGTCTCTATCACTAACCCTCACCAGCAGAGATGGGTCCAAGCCAGAGCCAAGGACGCCTCCACCTCCCACGTGTGGCTGGGACTGCGCTACACCTGTGTTCTGGATCTGTGGATCTGGATTAATGACCATCTGGTCTGCTATCACAACTGGAAATCCAATGAGTTGAGTAATGAATGCTATCATGCTGCAGCCATGGAAAAAGAAAGTGGGAAGTGGGTCGAACAGGCTGATGATGACAAGTTTAATTTTATCTGTGTTTTGGAGAAATCTCAAAACCCAACCTGACCACTTCAGAGTGTTGTGAAAACGTCGTTGCCTgcttcctgatttctttcttacttttttttgaCCCACTCtgcaaaaacatccaaatcTACCTGGCCACATGTAAAACAACAATtgcccctaaacctaataactggttttgccatccttggtggcaacaactgcatgCAAGTATTTGTACTTTCTCTCAGTGAGTccttcacatcactgtggaggactTTAGGCGCTCTTTTTTGCAGAATTgctttaattcagccacattggagggttatGAGGTCACGCCACTGCATCTCAATCTGATTTACGTCCAGACTTTGACGAGGCCACATTCTCCTCCAGGATTCtttggtagagagcagaattcatggatCCATCCACTAGTGCATCAATTAGTCACCCAGTtcctaaaaaaatcaaagcaatcTGAGACCaccacactaccaccaccaggTTTGACCTCAAGTTtgatgtttctgttgtgttttatgttcTACTTGTGACATTTTTGTGATAAATTCCGGTTTCTGGTTTCCTGTATCCGTTGTGCTGGCTGCAAACTTCACTCTGCTCTTCCTGAGGCCTTCCCCCCTCCCCCCGGTTGCTGAGAAGAAGATCCACACCTGCAGCGAGTTGTTAATCACGCTCCCTACTTTagacctgctgcagctctcctCAGTGCCTGAGTTTTGTCTACACTCTCCTGTGGTAAACGCCAGCTCCAGGCTCACACTCTTATGAGAACAATTGTGAATTCTTCCAGTGCTTCACTTTGTGGAATTGTTACTAACGTGTCTCCTCTTTcccttccagtgcctcactcacCGCCGCACAGCAGCCCAGCTTCAGCACTCTCCCTCGCTGCCGTCACTCTCCCTGGACCCGTGGATTCCCCTTTACCTGAGCACCTTAACCTGCACAATAAacctgttaaaactgcttcacTGTCTCTGTATACTGGGTTCAAACCACCACCTTACATAACAGTGTCTTATTTTACAACAATTGAAACAGGACGTGAACCATCGAAAAGTTCAACTCTTGTCTCGTCAGTGAGTAGAATATTATCCCAAAAATCTTGGGGATCATAAAGATGTTggtggcaaatgtgagacgagcctctGTGTTGTTTGGAActcttccatttttgccccgcctctttcttattgttgaatcatgaacactgaccttaaccaagttaagtgaggcctgcaggtctttagatgttgttctggagTAATTtgggtaggccagccactcctggcaAGGTTCACAtatgttccaagttttccccattgtGGATAACGCCTCTTGGTGTGGTTccctggagtcccaaagcctccGAAATGGATTTGGGACCATTTCCACTTTGACTTTGTTTCTAATCTGTTATTTGTTGCTACAAATGacggcacaaccagttattagttTAGGgggtaattactttttcacatagggccaggtaggtttggatggttTTATTTCCctcaaaaaatgaaatcatcatttaaatgcatgttgtATTTACTTTGGTTGTCTTTAATATAAAAAGTTGATGATCTGAATCatgtaaatactttttcacagcactgtatttcTGGTGGGttttctgaaataaaagaaGCTcagagagtaactaaaccccaaACCTTCTGCTTTGGTGTATCTACCccaaaaaaaatacttatctaTCATTGATTTTTAAGGTTTGTTTTCTAATAGATAGTAGTTTTAGGATGAAATGTAACACATTTTCATTGTTAAAGTCAAAGTGTAACTCTTttgatatacactatatggacaaaagtatttggccccCTCCCTTTTGGTATATTGGTCATAGTACTTAATATGGAAGGCTTTCTGCAAGATTCAACAAACTCCGAAATACAGCCCCATACCCCCCatacccctcctccaccaaacaccaaagaGAGAAGCATtattcgtggctgagttgctgttgttcctaaacgtgTTTCAGAAATACCCATTggtttcacaaatgtttgcaaatggagactgcatggttgGGTGCTtaattttaaacacctgtggcaatgggtctgattgacAAGGCTGGATTCAAAacttaacaggtgtggccaaatacttttgtccatttagtaTACCTTGCTATTTTTTCTTACCCGTCTTGATAGTttgggaattaaaaaaaaatctctgctgtcTTTTGTACTTGTTTTCCTCGTTCCTCTTGATATCCTGTAACATCGTGCTTTTCATGGCTTGaagtgaataaaataaacagagaatttttttctcaaagctcagtgttttttttttcatttcttaaaatGCTTAATCCATGACTATTAGTCTGTATTCATTGACCTGATGACAGATAACCTGACTGAATTGGGGAAAGATTTTTGATCACATTTAATCTGATTTGTAGTAGAGGAAGTAGTTTGCCCCATGCATTTCTATTGGCTGCCCTGCTGGCTTTCTGAGCCTGCTGTTATGGTTTTGTTCTGCCTGCAGGTCTCTGCTCTGGTCTGTTTTTTCACCCCTGAAAAATCTGGCTCTGCTTGCTTCATTCATTTCACAgtgatttaaaattgtattcTTTTAGCTCTCCAGCAAATAGCTGTACATAGATTTTTGACTAGATTGGGATTTAAGCTAGTAAATGCTTGGAATATGAGCTCTGGTTGGAATTGCAGCCACTTTGTcctaaagtgtatttttttccctcagtttTTTTGCCATCAGCTTTCATGCCACAGGGATTTCTGATATGGCAGATACTTTGAACTGTAACTGTAGAGATTATTTGATGAAAAGTTGGAGAAAGCCTGAATAATTTCTTACTGTAAAAGAAGATTTCACTTGCAGGTTTTAATGTCCATACAGAACAACTGTGTCCTGCTAAACCAGCAGTCGTTTTCACATGCAGTGATCAACTCCAGTCTCTGGTGAAGGCTTTGCCTACGTACAGTAAAAGGCCACAGAACTCAGAGTGTGGTCACAAAAGGAGGGCACACGACAGGTTTGGGTGTGTCTCTCTCAGAGTGGGAGGGCCACTTCAAGTTTCAGGAAGAGCAGAGCAGCTGCTTGAGTGATTCATAACAAAGTACACAAAGTAAAGGACTACACCGCTCCACGTCAGACGGAAACATGCAGAGTAAGTCCTGCCTAATTTCTTGTAGTTTTATATGTTGTTACTCTCTGTGGACTGATGATATTTGAAGCTCTGTGATCCTCAGACAGGCACAGGTTTCTGTACTTTGTTGATTCTGTACTGGAGCTGCTGTTCTCTACTGGTCTAGTATCAGGACTCAACACCAGCTCCTTTATGAGACACTGCGGCTCagatttctgctattttttaaccagttagtgtgaaaaaaaatcacagtttagCCTCAGATGAAAAACACATGTAAGAGAAGGAAGAACCagaatcaaaacaagagcagacaGGGTCGCACATAAGGGGGGAAGGGGGGGACTCTAACCTTGTTAATCATAAATAAAggacatgcaaaaacacacattgGAGTTAAAACTGAAACTTACAACTGTCAAAGTTAAATGTACTTGGTTTCACTGGAACATAATCAGAGTCGTTCTTTTTGTGGACTAATGTGtgtcatttcattaaaaaaaaacaaaaacaaaaaaaaaacctcacagacaggCTGGTGGGCAAAAGTCAGCAGTGCcctgtgttatcaaacatttaccttttttactgttcacttgTTCCCTTTTCAGTCCATGGCAAGTTTCTTTACCCGTGGTAACGTTAGTGTCATAATCTTCAGTCTTCCTGGAgctccttattttctttcaaaataaaagcagatctgcatccaaacaggaagtcaaatgCTCTAGGTTCCAGATGGTAGAATGAActaaatgagatttaaaaaaatgtttagatgaaaaaaatgaaaatttgaaacacaaaataagGGTGCAAAATTGTAAATAACAATAGAAGTGCTTCGATTAATCAGGAATCGCTGTAGAAATTCTAATTTGAAGTGCAATTAATCAAGTAGAACTTTTAAATGATTAGCCAAAGAAATTTAATCATAGTAGATTGTAAAAATTCTTTTACTGATTGAGATACAATGTAAAAATTCAGAGATTTCTTGACGTAACCTGTAGAAATTCTTAGATTTATTGAGATCACCTGTAGAAAATCTTAGATTTTTTGAGATTGCCTGTAGAAATCTTAGATTTATTGAGATCACCTGTAGAAATCCTTACATTTTTTGAGAAAACCTGTAGAAATTGTTAGATGTATTGAGATAACCTGTAATAATTCTTACAGTTATAGAGATTACCtgtagaaattctgagatttattgaGAATACCTGTAGAAACTCTTAGATTAGTTAAGATTACTTTATGGACATTCTTTGATTGATTGAGACAAAATGTATCAACTCTTGGATCAAATGAGTTTACCTGTGGAAATCATTAGATTAACTGAGAGTAAAGAATTTCTTAAATTAATTGTGATCTTCTTCAGCAGTTTTAGATAAAGTGCAAAAAGTGTAGAATTTCTTAGATTAATCCCACCTGAGATAAATTTCTCCGTCTAATTGCAGTTTACGAAGAGCTGAATCAGATTTATGGAGGGGGTATTTGCTGGATTGTTGTTTCTGTGGGcagtctttattttaaatgaacttcATGGATGTTTTGGCACATTTTCTCACAGGCATACTGACAGTGACCCATTTTAAGATCCTGACCCAGCCATTGAGAGCCAGTGTGTTAGAGAATGAATCCAAGCAGATGCTTCAAAATTAGGTTTTCAGTTGTTAAAACCctttttcacagtaaaactcACCGAAAGCTGCTAGCAGAGCCCAGGTTATTGTTTGGACATGTGGGAGAATGTGTGTTTTTGAAGACTGGGTGTGTATTTCTCTTAATTTAACTTCTCCTAAATGTAGTTCTCTGGCATTAAACCAATACAAACATCAAACTGCTGACGCCTATCATTAAGAAATGTCTGTAATGAGGACAGTGTAACCTCTCAGAGggatttgtgttttcttttaaagcagGTGCTGTGAGGCTGACCATCCTGACTTTCTGCATTCCTCACATGCTCTTTAACTCACTTCCTGCTAGAATGACAAAAGTCCTTGTGTTCTCTGGCTTTTAAAATCAGAACTTATTaagactaaaaaaacaaaaggtgtTCTGTCAGCATGTAGCTTTTTTCCTTAGAGTAAAATCTTAGTAGTTGTTGTTAGTTTAGACTCCTGCTTCATTATCTCTACTCCCAGTAATAGATGATTGGTGGTTGTCATGATGGCTGCCAAACAAAGACATGGCCCACCCTAAATTTAAGCAACATTTACCTTTTATATTAGACGTGAATACTCATTTACTTATatgagcaacaaaaatacaggcTTTATTGTTTTGCCTGCaattaaacacatatttttaaaagctgaGTTGAATTGTTACACCCCTGCCTGATtcctgccagacctgttgaatcaagaaagcacctaaatagatttttttttttttaaattatctctaaaagcaacacatcatgctgtgATCTGAACAGTTTctaaaacagatgagaaacaaagacaaTCTAGAATGGGTTGCAAAGCCTTTTCACCAGAGAActgagccattatccacaaatggagaaaactttgaactgtggtgaaccttcccaggaatgGCCGGCCTACCACAATTACTCCAAGAGCccatcaacaactcatccatgaggtcacaaaagaacccagaacaccTCACTTGATTCAGTTAAGGttagtgttcatgattcaacagtaagaaagagactggacaaatatggcacccatgggagagttccaaagcCAAAACCGCTGCTGACCATAAGGAACACAAAGACTTGTCtcactttacaaaaaattaacatcttgatgatcctaaggacttttgggaaaatattctgtggactggcGGGATAAAAGTTGAACATATGGCATAAAACTAACATCAAAACAGTCACACTACCACCCACGGTGTTTGACTGTTTCAGGGAATTTCAgggaaatgtttgtttttgtttttgttttttttttttgttttttttgggaattttcatagaatgaaattttgaggaatgtatttaaatgtttaggctttatgaaaaaaagtttaggtacattttttaaaattattttaggGAATTAGTTTAGATTTTATAACAGGCAAATGTCAAAGAAATCCAGAACTTTTAGAGAAAATGATGTTCATGCTTTCACTCGAAAAGTCTGTGTCCACCTGGGGGGCATTTGTGGGCATCATTTCTGATTAAAACAAattcctgtttaaagacaagCCTAAGCGTTTAACCTCATCAGGCCCTACTTATCTGGATTAactgggagaaactaaaaatgcattctggTCTCAAGAGGttcatgaaatgctgtgttagttttacctCAGAGGTAACAGGACTCACACCTTCATAAAAGTTCATGtcttgtcttgtcagtccagtGAATACTGTTCCAAAAGTCTTTGGGAGGTCAAGGTCATTGTGGCAAATGTAAGACAAGCCTtatggtcagcagtggttttggctttgGATCTCTCCCATTtatgcccagtctctttcttgttgttgaatcatgaacactgacttaaactgagtcaagtgaggcctgcaggtctttagacaTTGTCCTGGGTCCCTTTTTGACCTCTTGGTTGAGTCGTAGATGCGCTCTTTGATTAATTTTGgaaggctggccactcctgggaaagtTCATCACCGtaccaagttttctccatttgtggataatggctctcactcaTGATAAACAAGTGGGGACAATgccatagggccaggtaggtttggattcCTTTCATCGCCTTAATCAATGaatgtaaagaaataaaaactgcattttatgtTTACTCagtttatctttgtctaatatcaaaatttatgatcagaaacatttaaaagtgaccaaaatgcaagaaaataagaaatgagGAAATGGGCAAAGACTTCTTCACAACTCTCTATACTGATTATATCTTAAAGACCCTTTGTGGACAAGACCCAAGCGGTTCCCTACCTTCTCTTTATGCATACAGGCCCAAAGATTGGCTTAAGTCTGGAAGTATGACAACTAGTCACttcattttatcctttttatcATATACCTAAGAAAACAACTGAAtgcatttaaccataaactgcaCCCTTATTCTGTTCTTTAGCTGAAGCATGTGGATTTTTACAGATAGCCAAGATAGAAAAACATCTTCATTTCTCTGATTGCTTCTCCTCAGTGGCTCTTTATGACCTCATAGAACAGTAGCAGATTAGACCCATGCAGATGCTGACCTTAGACGTAGCCTTGGCCCATTTCTCACTGTAAATGATCTGTTTGTTATATCAT
This genomic stretch from Cheilinus undulatus linkage group 22, ASM1832078v1, whole genome shotgun sequence harbors:
- the LOC121504878 gene encoding macrophage mannose receptor 1-like, translating into MKSLFLLIVIGQCFSVTCLLCEYYLIEDEMTWDEAQRYCREKYTDLATVSDMTDAQSLSELVDGKEAWIGLSSNQGRDNRQWHWSLPGLPGVNFSDIKEHFNDGEPGDHEGHHENCVRMTNGKLIDHRCSSPSGFICLNGEDHPDGRFTRIVEKKNWTQAQDYCREHHIDLASGLDIFKDDTFLKLSESLQLWLGLFRDTWTWSDGNSSSFRNWDQGLFKDGIDRKECATVLDESGQWGSDGCDEKKPFFCYNDKLILINENKTWEEALYYCRDNYTDLVSITNPHQQRWVQARAKDASTSHVWLGLRYTCVLDLWIWINDHLVCYHNWKSNELSNECYHAAAMEKESGKWVEQADDDKFNFICVLEKSQNPT